TACACGCTCTCGCGGCCGTAGGCCGGGGCCAGCAGCGCATCATCGGCCTGGGTGAAGCGGACCTCCAGCGGGAAGGCGACTCGATGACGATTCTGTTCAATCGTGGCCAGCACGGTCTCAATCGCATCACCCGCATTTGTCAGCGGAAGCGAATACTCCATCTCCGTGAACTTCACCTTGCGGGGACTCGCGAACACCGCGGCGCTTTCATCCTGCGACTCATTCGAACCCGCGAGTTTGGCGACCAATCTGGATATGTAGGGGGCAGCCACGGGTAGGCGCCCGGCCGTCCACATCAGCGCGCCGAGTGCGCCGTTCTCTACCAGGTCGCGCTCCACCCAATGCCGCACCGGATGACTGGGCCACCGATCCTCTTGGGTGCGTGTCGACTGCAGCAGCAGAACCCGTCGTGTATGTGGAAACAAATACAGCTCAAGGTGATCGGTCTCGGCCAGCAATGTGGGCAGATCAGCCAAGACGGTGTCCAGGTCACGCACTGACTGGCGCCGGTGCAGCCGGAAGGCCGGAACACATTGCAGGGTGAGTTCGGTGACCACACCCAGTGCGCCCAATGAGATCCGCGAGGCGAGCAGCTCATCGCCGCTGTCGATCTCATGAATTACGCCGTCGGCAGTCATGATTCGCATCGACACGATGGTCTGCGAGATGTTGCCGAATCGCAGGCCCGTCCCGTGCGTTCCCGTGGCGGCGGCCCCGGCAAGGCTCTGGACGTCGATATCGCCGAGGTTCGGCAGCGCCAGCCCGCGCCGCAGCAGTTTGCGGTTCAGCTCATGCAGATTGATGCCGGCCTGGACCCGCACCCGGTCGTGTTCGTCCACTGAGATCAGTTGCCGCAGTTCGGAGATGTCGACCTGTACGCCGTCGGTGACGCACAGTTCGGTGAAGGAATGTGATGATCCGATCGGCCTCACTGTTCGTCCGGCGGAGCGTCTCAGGGCGAACGCCAGCTCGTCCTCGGACCGTGGACGTACCACAAGTCCTGGGGCGCAGGATGTTTGACCACTCCAGTTGCGCCACTGACTCATAGGAACATCATTCCCTCGCCGCGATACGTGGATACCGCACCTGCGTGTTGACCGTCTTCGACCAGCTGCAGTTCGGTGAAGTGTTCACAGAGCTCACCAGCCTTGGCATGCCGGAACCACACCGCATCGCCGATCCGTAGTTCCCGCGCACCCCGTAACGGGGTCTGTACCTCACCGGCGCCCTCGGAGGCCTCGAAGGACAAACCCGTAGGCCACGACGGGAGCGGTACGCGGCTGGCCCCGACAGGGCCGCTGGCGATGTACCCACCGCCCAGCACGGTGGCGAGCTCGGGACTCGGCTTGCGCACCACCGGCAACGCGAACGCCGCCGCGGGATCCAGCTGCAGGCTGCGATAGTTGTCGAAGAGAGCGGGAGCGAAGAAGCCCGAACCGGCCGCCAGTTCGGTGGCGAATCCCAACCCGCCGATACGGGCCAGGCTGCCGGTGCCGCCGGAGTTCACCAGTTCCAGCGGCGGCGCTCCGGCGGCACGAAGCCGCGCGCTCACCGCGTCCAGAATCCGGGGAAGGCGCTGGCCGAGATCACGCAGCGAGGAGGCCTGCATTCCGCGAACAGCCAACTGGTACCAGGGATTTCCGGGGACGATATCGCCCACACCGGCGATCTGCCCGTCATAGGCCATTACCGCGGCGAGCCGCAGACCGGGTGTAGCGCACACCAGGTCGGTGAGGGTGGCTGCCTGTTCGGGGGTGCGCACCGGTGATCGCTTGGGCCCCAGATGAACCGGCCCGTCGAGAGGCCACCACCCGGCATCGATGTCGAGACACACCGGGATCGGTGCATTCGTCTCCTGCGCGATGTCTGCCAGTAGACGGACATGGTCGGCAGAATCGATCAAGGGGCGGATGACCGAACGATGCCGCGCCGCAGTCGCCAGGGCCCCCCGATCGACACTCGGGTAGGCGATCAACAGATCGTCGACCCCGGCGTCGGCGAGGTGCACGGCCTCCGCTGGGGTGAAGGCGAGCACCCCGCGAAAACCCGGTATTTCCAGGAATTTCCGGATCAATGCGGTGCTGCGTATGGACTTACTGGCCACCCTGATGGGTAAGCCGGAGGCGGCGGCGACCAACGACGCGGCGTTGGCCCGGGCCGCGTCCATATCGACCGCGGCCAGCGGTGCGGGTGCCCCCCGTAGTGCCGTGGCCAGCCGCCGTACCGACATCAGGCAGGAACCACGACAACGCCGTCATGGTCGGCGTAACAGATCGCACCCGGCGTGAAGTCGATACCGCCGAAGTTGACGACGATATCGCGTTCTCCGGCACCGGTTTTGGTGCCCTTGCGGGGGTTGGTGCCGAGAGCCTTGATGCCGATGTCCATGGTGGCCAGGGCGGCACTGTCGCGCACCACCCCGTTGATCACCAGACCCGACCAGCCGCTGTCGACGGCGATCCCCGCGATGATGTCGCCCACGAGCGCGCAGTGCAGCGAGCCGCCACCGTCGATGACCAGTACACCACCTGAACCCGGTTCCGACAGAATCGATTTCAGCAGCGCGTTGTCATGGTGGCAGCGCACTGTGGTGATGACTCCGGCGAATACCGGACGCCCACCGAACTGGCTGAGCTGAAGATCGCAACTGGCCATATCGATGCCCAGCTCGTCTCCCAGGTCGGCGGTCGGTTGGGGGGTGATTGGTGCGGTCGTCATACCCCAAGCCTATTCGTCAGTCCCCACAGCTGGGTCTCCGCATAGGCGATTACGACATCGCGCAGCCACTGCGCCAGACCCGGCTCGGCACCTTCGTAGTAGGCACGGGCTGGACGCCCTCAAGCCCATTTTCGACACGGTCGGGCCACGCGGATCAGTCCGATTCGACGGAGTCCTCGCGGCGACGCCTCCGCCGCAGTAACAACAGGACAAAAATCGCGAATGCGGCCCCGACCGCGATCTTGAGGTTCGGCGCTTGCCGGCCTGCTTCGGGTGCGGGGCCGGGAATCGGTGGTGGGGCGGAATCGACGGTCGACTTCGCCTGGGCGGCAGTCTCCCGGGCCGCCGCCGCGAGATCGGGCTGAGCCGGTTCGGGTGCGGGTGCAGGCTTGGGAGCTTCGACGACCGGCTCGGGAGTGGGCTCAGGCTTGAGTTCCGGTTCAGGCGCGGGTGCGGGCTTCGGCACCGGTGGCGCGGCAGGCTTGGGTGCCGGTGCCTCGGCGGGCTTGGCCTGCTTGACGGGCTTCGACGCGGCCGGCGGCTTCGGGGCCGGGGCAGCACCGGACTCGGGTTCGGCCTTGGGGCCCGACTTCGGCGGCGCCGTCGAGCCGGCGGGTCGTTTGGCAGGTGCGCGTTTGGCCGCCGGTCGCTTCGCGGCCTTCGCGGGACGGGCCGGGGCCGCGGGCTTAGGTGCCTCGCCGCTAGCGGGCGTCTCCGGTGTCTGGTTGGGCTCGTTAGCCGAATTGTCCTGGTCCGCCATGCGCCTGCTCCTTCGCAAGTTTCGGTCGTCCTGGGTGTTCGTGGCGCGCTCGCGGCCACGATGGGCGGCTCACACCCGAATCTCTGCCGCCCCGCCGTTGTCCATCATGCCGTCACACCGGAAAAAGGCCAGTCGTCCCCCTGCCGGTCTACGACTGACGACGCTGAGTCCAGATGAGTGCCGCACCCACAGAGACCACCACAGCCACCACAAACGGCCACATAGGAAGGTCGCCGTCGGTCGGATTCGCCGAAGGCACGGGAGCCGAGGAACTTGTGCCCGACGGCTGCTGCGACACCGCCGGCGCGCCAGCGGAGGCCGGTGCACCCGAGCCGGTGACGGTGAACTGCCAGGATCCGTCGACCGGGTGGCCGTCCTCGGAGATCACCCGAAAGTTCACTGCGTACTTTCCGGCAGGCGCGCCCGGCTTCACCCCGACCGAGATCGTCGCACCGGCCACCACTGGATCGCCTGCCTGCCACTGATCGGTCTTGGCGTCCGGCCCGATGATCGTCATCGCGGAGAAGCGCTTCTGCAACGGCTCGTTGAAGGTGGCGCTGACCTGGGCGGGAGGCCCGGATAGCACGGCATTCTCGGCGGGATCGGAAGACACCTTGACGGCGTGCGCCGCAGCCACACCCGGCAACGCCAGGCCCAGCGCCAACGCGATGAAGGCCGACAAGAACACGGACACGGACTTACGTAGAACAGACATCACTGTTGCCTCCGTCGATTTGTCACCGCAAGCACGAGCGCGACCGCACCAAGGATCAGACCGATCCCGCCGAACCAGCGGGCCGTCTTGTCCGGATGCCCCGCGTTCTGCGCGGAATCATGGGTTGCGGACACCTGCGGTGCGTGGGCCGAGTGTCCGTCGTGGTCGGCCTTGCTCTGCGTCAGGTCGAGGGTGGGCGCAGGGTGCTCCGGCTCGGCACCGCCGGGCTGAGCTTGCTCATCCCACCTGACGACCTGACCGTCGGCATAGGTCTGCGTCGCCGGGAAGGCGACCGACTCGGTCTCGGGGAGTTTGACGCGCACCCGGAACAAGGCGAACTGGTCGGGCCCGATCCCGTTGCCCGGGACGGCCTTCCAGGTCACCGCCCTGACTGTGCCCTTGGCGGCGTCCCGATCCACGGAACTGGTCCAGCCGGGCAGCAGCTCGGTGCTCGCCGAGCCCACGTCCGGCAGCTGGACGGTCAGTTCGGTGGTCAGCGCCTTGTTCTGGGACTCGTTGGGAACCGAGAACTCCAGCGTTGCGTAGCCACCGCGAGCGGTGTTGTCTGCCGTCACGCGCACATGGGCGGAGGCCGGAACGGCAAGCGCCAATAGCGCGGCGGCTGCCGCGGCTGACGCTGTCGCCAAGCGGGGGAGCACGCGCATCGGTTACCTCACCCCGAGTCGGGCAAGTAGGTCGGCGTCGATGCCGTCGAGCTCACGGGCGATCGCGGCATGGGCTGCGCGGCGGCGGGTCGGCGGCATGTGCTCGGAAGCCCCCACCGCAGTACCGAGCTCCTCCAGCCGGGCACGGACGGCCGAGGTGAACTTCTTGGTCTCCGCGTCCTTGGGCGCCCGGTCGAGCACGGCCTGCAGCGACTGCTCGGCGCCGGCGATACGAGCTGACAACTCCGCCCCGAACCCCGAGTACTGGCCAAGCTCCGCCAGCGGTATCCCGAGGCGGTCGGCGCGGCGTTGATCCAACACGCCACGGACCGCGATCGCGCCCTTGTACAACACCGGTAGCAGCACCGGGGCCAGCAGCCGCACCACCGTGAGCGTGCGCCTGATCCGGGTGGGTGAGAGCAGCTTGCCCTCACGCACCGCCCGGAGCTGATCCTGGGCGATCTGCCGCTGGGCCTTCAACGTCGCCAGCTCTGTCTTGCGTGAGTCACGCCGGGCGGCGGATTCAGAGCGCGCTTGCATGTGCATCCGTCGCCGGTCGTTACGCGCCGCCAAGCGGGCTTCGAGCTTGGCTTTCGCCTTCAGCGCCCGAGCCTCGGCGCGTTTGGTCGAGCGGCTCTTGCGGCTGGTGAGAAAACCCATCCCAGCGGCCTCCGTTCATCGCGTTGCGAGTGTGGCGCTAACCCTAGCGCGCCGACCTGCGCTGGCCCCCTGCGGATAGGGCGGCGTATTTAGGTGGTCGCGCCGCGTGCTGCAAAGGTTCCCCGCGGCCCCCAGCGAATTCCAGGCAGCAATCATTTAGGGGGCTCATGGGCAACATGAGGTGAAAGAGCCCACAATGCGTCACAGATATTTGACCTGCGAGCAAATCACCGGCATGCTGTTCGCCGTGGGGCGACATCGTGCAAAACCGAGCGGGCGGAGCCAGCAGCTGAAGCGTGCCTCGGCGCGTGCTGCTGTGGTGACGGTGCTCAGCTCGGGGACGCTCATGGGGGGCTTCGGAGTATTCGCCATCTCGACGCCGGCCGCGGACGCAAAACCCGGCGGCGGATCAGGTGGCGACAACGACCACGACCACGGCTTGGGTGGTGCGATCCACAAGATCACCGGTGGCCTGCTCGGCGGCGGATCCGGTGGCGGCGGTGGGCCGGGCAGCGGTGGCACGCGCAGCGCGCCCTCGTCTCCGAGCTTCGGTAAAAGCCTGCATGGTGGCTCCGGATCGGAAAGCGCGGCGGGCAGCAGCAATAGCGGTAGCAGCGACGCGTCCAAGGGCGACAAGAGCAAGGACAAGGGTCCCGGAGCCAATGTTCCGAAGCCGGGATCTGCGGGCTCGAGCGGTAACTCCTCCGACCATGCCTCCGGTAACTCCGGCTCGAGCACCGTCGGTGGCGCCGCTTCCAGCACCAACGGTTCCGGTTCGAGCACCAGCACTTCTGGTAGTACCTCGGGTGTGGGAATCGGTGGGGGCACCGGGATAACGCTGCCGCATTCCGGTGGTGCTGCGGGTGTCCATACCCCGAACGCAGAGGCCCCTTCGACTGAAAACCCTAGTGGCACAACAACTCACACCGAAGAGTCGCCGACCTTAAAGGGCGCTTTGGGCTCTGTCGCGGGCGCGATGGCCCCCAAGACGCAGACCGCCACGACACCCAAGGCCGACACCGCGACCTCGCCGCACAACGCGACGGCACCGGGCGCGACTGCCGACACACCGGCTCCCGGCGTCACACACACCGAGCACGAGACATCGGCTGAGGAGCCCAAGGTTCCCGGCGTCACCCTCAACGTGGGTGGGCGCACCATCATCATCTGGAAGAAGAAGCCGAGCACCTCGACGCACACGCCCGGCGCCGGCGGCGGATCGAATCACGAGCACGAAACCGACGACCACGATCACGTGATCACCCTGCCGGGGCTCCCCAACATAGGTGGCACCCCGAACCCCGCCACCCCGTCGTTCGGTGGCGCGGCCGGAACCCGGACACCGGGCGGAAACCCAGGTATCCACACCGGACCCATCGCTCCGCCCACCGTGCCCACGCCCAAGGCTCCTGCGGTCGCCATCGCTGCGCCGCCCGCGCCACCGGTTATCGCCCCGCTGGCGCCTGTCGTACCTCCTGCGCCTCCGGTTGTCACCATCAAGCAGGCCGAAGGGGGCCGCGGTGGCGACGCCATCGTGACCGCCGGCGGGACCAAGCAACCCGAGGCGGTCACCAAGCCGATCGAGCAGTTCGTCGCGGCCGAGACCATCGCGCCGCGTACCGGTTACGGCGACTACCTTCGACTGACGAAGACTTCCGAGATCGCCGCGGTGGCCATTCCGGGTGCCGTGGGCATCGCGATGAT
This genomic window from Mycobacteroides chelonae contains:
- a CDS encoding D-arabinono-1,4-lactone oxidase; protein product: MSQWRNWSGQTSCAPGLVVRPRSEDELAFALRRSAGRTVRPIGSSHSFTELCVTDGVQVDISELRQLISVDEHDRVRVQAGINLHELNRKLLRRGLALPNLGDIDVQSLAGAAATGTHGTGLRFGNISQTIVSMRIMTADGVIHEIDSGDELLASRISLGALGVVTELTLQCVPAFRLHRRQSVRDLDTVLADLPTLLAETDHLELYLFPHTRRVLLLQSTRTQEDRWPSHPVRHWVERDLVENGALGALMWTAGRLPVAAPYISRLVAKLAGSNESQDESAAVFASPRKVKFTEMEYSLPLTNAGDAIETVLATIEQNRHRVAFPLEVRFTQADDALLAPAYGRESVYLAVHQSIHGLWEPYFHDLEPILIGLGGRPHWGKRHTLTAGQLSERYPQWRTFQEVRARLDPEGVFSGAYLNRLLGPVSP
- a CDS encoding amino acid deaminase/aldolase, translating into MSVRRLATALRGAPAPLAAVDMDAARANAASLVAAASGLPIRVASKSIRSTALIRKFLEIPGFRGVLAFTPAEAVHLADAGVDDLLIAYPSVDRGALATAARHRSVIRPLIDSADHVRLLADIAQETNAPIPVCLDIDAGWWPLDGPVHLGPKRSPVRTPEQAATLTDLVCATPGLRLAAVMAYDGQIAGVGDIVPGNPWYQLAVRGMQASSLRDLGQRLPRILDAVSARLRAAGAPPLELVNSGGTGSLARIGGLGFATELAAGSGFFAPALFDNYRSLQLDPAAAFALPVVRKPSPELATVLGGGYIASGPVGASRVPLPSWPTGLSFEASEGAGEVQTPLRGARELRIGDAVWFRHAKAGELCEHFTELQLVEDGQHAGAVSTYRGEGMMFL
- the rraA gene encoding ribonuclease E activity regulator RraA; this encodes MTTAPITPQPTADLGDELGIDMASCDLQLSQFGGRPVFAGVITTVRCHHDNALLKSILSEPGSGGVLVIDGGGSLHCALVGDIIAGIAVDSGWSGLVINGVVRDSAALATMDIGIKALGTNPRKGTKTGAGERDIVVNFGGIDFTPGAICYADHDGVVVVPA
- a CDS encoding copper resistance CopC family protein; its protein translation is MSVLRKSVSVFLSAFIALALGLALPGVAAAHAVKVSSDPAENAVLSGPPAQVSATFNEPLQKRFSAMTIIGPDAKTDQWQAGDPVVAGATISVGVKPGAPAGKYAVNFRVISEDGHPVDGSWQFTVTGSGAPASAGAPAVSQQPSGTSSSAPVPSANPTDGDLPMWPFVVAVVVSVGAALIWTQRRQS
- a CDS encoding YcnI family protein, which gives rise to MRVLPRLATASAAAAAALLALAVPASAHVRVTADNTARGGYATLEFSVPNESQNKALTTELTVQLPDVGSASTELLPGWTSSVDRDAAKGTVRAVTWKAVPGNGIGPDQFALFRVRVKLPETESVAFPATQTYADGQVVRWDEQAQPGGAEPEHPAPTLDLTQSKADHDGHSAHAPQVSATHDSAQNAGHPDKTARWFGGIGLILGAVALVLAVTNRRRQQ
- a CDS encoding DUF6474 family protein, producing MGFLTSRKSRSTKRAEARALKAKAKLEARLAARNDRRRMHMQARSESAARRDSRKTELATLKAQRQIAQDQLRAVREGKLLSPTRIRRTLTVVRLLAPVLLPVLYKGAIAVRGVLDQRRADRLGIPLAELGQYSGFGAELSARIAGAEQSLQAVLDRAPKDAETKKFTSAVRARLEELGTAVGASEHMPPTRRRAAHAAIARELDGIDADLLARLGVR